From Delphinus delphis chromosome X, mDelDel1.2, whole genome shotgun sequence, a single genomic window includes:
- the SMIM9 gene encoding small integral membrane protein 9: MEPPKLLSTGFLLCSLTCLLLETVALSLSPLSAFGKQDQDGLEPRSRETPRSWLSNFSDYLWDLIRSSIPTAAIFAFLIISAIMGTLCCLTSFSYSEYIFVWCRALNPPQAVGPLWFGSGVLFPMTPLGFSRRGLGGNSASFRPSGA, translated from the exons ATGGAACCCCCAAAGCTGCTGAGCACTGGATTTCTGCTGTGCTCTCTGACTTGCCTCTTGTTGGAAACTGTCGCTTTGTCTCTGTCACCTTTATCTGCCTTCGGAAAACAAGACCAGGATGGATTGGAACCACGCTCAAGGG AAACTCCCAGGTCCTGGCTGAGCAACTTCAGTGATTACCTGTGGGATCTCATCAGGAGCTCCATCCCTACAGCTGccatttttgcttttctgatcATTTCAGCGATCATGGGGACCCTCTGTTGCCTCAC GTCCTTCAGCTACTCGGAATACATTTTTGTGTGGT GTCGAGCGCTCAACCCGCCCCAGGCCGTGGGTCCTCTGTGGTTTGGGAGCGGTGTGCTTTTTCCTATGACCCCTCTGGGATTCAGCCGCAGGGGCCTCGGCGGGAACAGCGCCTCCTTCCGGCCCTCAGGTGCGTAG